One segment of Polaribacter huanghezhanensis DNA contains the following:
- the rplX gene encoding 50S ribosomal protein L24 produces MTKFKIKSGDTVTVIAGDHKGSEGKVLQILRDKNRAIVEGVNMISKHTKPSAQSPQGGIVKKEASIHISNLSLVEGGKAVRVGYTVEGDTKTRISKKTKKAI; encoded by the coding sequence ATGACAAAGTTTAAAATCAAATCAGGAGATACTGTTACAGTAATCGCAGGAGATCATAAAGGATCAGAAGGAAAAGTTTTACAAATCCTTAGAGATAAAAATAGAGCTATAGTTGAAGGTGTTAATATGATTTCAAAACACACAAAACCTAGCGCTCAAAGTCCACAAGGAGGAATCGTAAAGAAAGAAGCTTCCATTCATATCTCTAACTTATCGTTAGTAGAAGGTGGAAAAGCAGTAAGAGTAGGATATACAGTAGAAGGAGATACTAAAACTAGAATCTCTAAGAAAACTAAAAAAGCAATATAA
- the rplN gene encoding 50S ribosomal protein L14, which yields MLQTESRLKVADNTGAKEVLVIRVLGGTRKRYARVGDKIVVTVKAATPNGTVKKGQVSRAVVVRTKKEVRRKDGSYIRFDDNACVLLNPTEEMRGTRVFGPVARELREKQFMKIVSLAPEVL from the coding sequence ATGTTACAGACAGAATCAAGATTAAAAGTAGCAGATAATACTGGAGCTAAAGAAGTTTTAGTAATCCGCGTTTTAGGAGGAACAAGAAAGCGTTACGCTAGAGTTGGAGATAAAATTGTTGTTACAGTTAAAGCAGCAACTCCAAACGGAACTGTAAAGAAAGGTCAAGTTTCTAGAGCAGTAGTTGTTCGTACAAAGAAAGAAGTTAGACGTAAAGATGGGTCTTACATCAGATTTGATGACAATGCTTGTGTGCTTTTAAATCCTACAGAGGAAATGAGAGGAACACGTGTATTTGGACCAGTTGCTCGTGAACTTCGTGAGAAACAATTCATGAAAATTGTATCATTAGCACCTGAAGTGCTTTAA
- the rpsQ gene encoding 30S ribosomal protein S17, whose translation MEKRNLRKERIGVVSSNKMEKSIVVAEVKRTKHPMYGKFVLKTKKYVAHDETNDCNVGDTVKIMETRPLSKSKRWRLVEILERAK comes from the coding sequence ATGGAAAAAAGAAATCTTAGAAAAGAGAGAATTGGTGTAGTATCTAGTAACAAAATGGAGAAATCTATTGTTGTTGCTGAGGTAAAAAGAACAAAGCACCCAATGTATGGGAAGTTCGTTTTAAAAACGAAGAAGTACGTTGCACACGATGAGACAAACGATTGTAATGTTGGAGATACTGTAAAGATCATGGAAACAAGACCTTTAAGTAAATCTAAACGTTGGAGATTAGTAGAAATCCTAGAAAGAGCTAAATAA
- the rpmC gene encoding 50S ribosomal protein L29: MKQSEIKELSTADLQENLGTLKKNYTDLKMAHAISPLENPIQLRALRKSVARIATELTKRDLQ, translated from the coding sequence ATGAAACAGTCAGAAATTAAAGAATTATCAACTGCAGATTTGCAAGAAAATCTTGGTACGTTGAAAAAAAACTATACTGATTTAAAAATGGCTCACGCGATTTCTCCGTTGGAAAATCCAATACAGTTAAGAGCCTTAAGAAAATCTGTTGCAAGAATTGCTACAGAGTTAACAAAAAGAGATTTACAATAA
- the rplP gene encoding 50S ribosomal protein L16: MLQPKRVKYRKVQKAKGNMTGNSGRGTQLSNGMFGIKSLDQNLLTSRQIEAARIAATRHMKREGQLWIKIFPDKPITKKPLEVRMGKGKGAPEYFVAVIKPGRILFEVGGVPIEVAKEALRLAAQKLPVKTKFIIARDFDNA, encoded by the coding sequence ATGTTACAGCCTAAAAGAGTAAAATACCGTAAGGTACAGAAAGCGAAGGGGAACATGACAGGAAACTCTGGTAGAGGGACTCAACTTTCAAACGGAATGTTTGGAATTAAATCTTTAGATCAGAACTTACTAACATCTCGTCAAATAGAAGCAGCTCGTATTGCGGCAACTCGTCATATGAAAAGAGAAGGTCAGTTATGGATTAAAATCTTTCCAGACAAGCCGATTACCAAGAAACCATTAGAAGTACGTATGGGTAAAGGTAAAGGAGCTCCAGAATATTTCGTTGCTGTTATAAAGCCAGGAAGAATTTTGTTTGAAGTTGGTGGTGTACCAATCGAAGTTGCAAAAGAAGCACTTCGTTTAGCCGCTCAAAAACTTCCAGTAAAAACTAAGTTTATAATCGCTCGCGATTTTGATAACGCTTAA